TGttatttacatataattatGGACTAGAGGGTgtaaattgaattattattgttGGTGGATGAAACAATACATGTATAAAAGATAAGTTTTATGTTGATTaatacttttaattcattaagagttAGATAGGAAATTAAAGTGGGTTACTGTAggtttgtaaagaaaaaaaggattTGTGAGTTTGTTTTGAAAGTTAATGGTAATGGGTGGGTACTAAATATATAGGAATTTAATGTGTGACAtatagattctgaaaatttgttggggtttaattttctttaaatctttcttataattattatgtaatttgtcaaagtgATAGTGTCATAACTAGTTATAGATATGTAATTGggttttttagaaattattgaTGGTGTTCCCTTTCAAAGTATGTCAAGATTTCCAATGGATTATTGATATGCCGTCAATAGCCATTTTGGGATAATAATTGGACAATTATACATATGGAAACTATTAGGGTTGTAGTGTTTGGAGAAATTATGACTTAACtcttgacttgaaatttaagaaatatgagATTTGACTTATTAGTTAGAATCAAGATTGagaaactttattataaatttggatAAATTGTTGGGTCAAAGTTAAACAgatagtaatatgagtgttgtaAGATTTGAACTCTTATTGTGGTTATTgatttgaatagattgtattgATTTGAAAGTACAACAAAGGAGGAAGGCTAAAGTACCTAAGTGATTATTCAATaaattgaggcaagtggatttctaaactcttgttaagtgtatgaaatgcgtgtatttccttgtggtatatgtttgggagtaacaGGATTGGtaatgggttgacttgtccacattgattaattctaatgatgaaaaaaagggataacaaaaggaatgtgattaattatttatgtgtgatgtgttgagaaagggaTGAAgtcttgttgaatcattgttgatgtgatttcatgtttgtgtggttgtgaactgtgcgatgttatgaaaatgatcatctcctcattatttgtgtgaacttgttatctgcattattctgaggcattgggtgtgacaagtgttatgtgcattgataaagaatgagtacttaagaggatatgcatttcgagggacgtatcgcgtgCCGTGATAGATACTAtttttcgagggacgtatcgcgcgccgtgatggttactattatcgagggtcgtgtcgtgcgccgtgacagatgcatggacagatatgtcccccatgggtcccggactgagagacagcgggtgtgtatcactaggtcagacatgcatcattatacttgacattgcattccattgcattgcacatacttatcattagtgaacttgatattgtgttttgctgatctagTGATTGCCTTTTttgcggaacttgtgattgttgaatactaagcttgttattgaggatatataatttgttaaagtgttgttgtggaggatatgtaatttgtctaaatgTTTTTGTTGAGTTACGTTCTATGTAAACTNNNNNNNNNNNNNNNNNNNNNNNNNNNNNNNNNNNNNNNNNNNNNNNNNNNNNNNNNNNNNNNNNNNNNNNNNNNNNNNNNNNNNNNNNNNNNNNNNNNNNNNNNNNNNNNNNNNNNNNNNNNNNNNNNNNNNNNNNNNNNNNNNNNNNNNNNNNNNNNNNNNNNNNNNNNNNNNNNNNNNNNNNNNNNNNNNNNNNNNNNNNNNNNNNNNNNNNNNNNNNNNNNNNNNNNNNNNNNNNNNNNNNNNNNNNNNNNNNNNNNNNNNNNNNNNNNNNNNNNNNNNNNNNNNNNNNNNNNNNNNNNNNNNNNNNNNNNNNNNNNNNNNNNNNNNNNNNNNNNNNNNNNNNNNNNNNNNNNNNNNNNNNNNNNNNNNNNNNNNNNNNNNNNNNNNNNNNNNNNNNNNNNNNNNNNNNNNNNNNNNNNNNNNNNNNNNNNNNNNNNNNNNNNNNNNNNNNNNNNNNNNNNNNNNNNNNNNNNNNNNNNNNNNNNNNNNNNNNNNNNNNNNNNNNNNNNNNNNNNNNNNNNNNNNNNNNNNNNNNNNNNNNNNNNNNNNNNNNNNNNNNNNNNNNNNNNNNNNNNNNNNNNNNNNNNNNNNNNNNNNNNNNNNNNNNNNNNNNNNNNNNNNNNNNNNNNNNNNNNNNNNNNNNNNNNNNNNNNNNNNNNNNNNNNNNNNNNNNNNNNNNNNNNNNNNNNNNNNNNNNNNNNNNNNNNNNNNNNNNNNNNNNNNNNNNNNNNNNNNNNNNNNNNNNNNNNNNNNNNNNNNNNNNNNNNNNNNNNNNNNNNNNNNNNNNNNNNNNNNNNNNNNNNNNNNNNNNNNNNNNNNNNNNNNNNNNNNNNNNNNNNNNNNNNNNNNNNNNNNNNNNNNNNNNNNNNNNNNNNNNNNNNNNNNNNNNNNNNNNNNNNNNNNNNNNNNNNNNNNNNNNNNNNNNNNNNNNNNNNNNNNNNNNNNNNNNNNNNNNNNNNNNNNNNNNNNNNNNNNNNNNNNNNNNNNNNNNNNNNNNNNNNNNNNNNNNNNNNNNNNNNNNNNNNNNNNNNNNNNNNNNNNNNNNNNNNNNNNNNNNNNNNNNNNNNNNNNNNNNNNNNNNNNNNNNNNNNNNNNNNNNNNNNNNNNNNNNNNNNNNNNNNNNNNNNNNNNNNNNNNNNNNNNNNNNNNNNNNNNNNNNNNNNNNNNNNNNNNNNNNNNNNNNNNNNNNNNNNNNNNNNNNNNNNNNNNNNNNNNNNNNNNNNNNNNNNNNNNNNNNNNNNNNNNNNNNNNNNNNNNNNNNNNNNNNNNNNNNNNNNNNNNNNNNNNNNNNNNNNNNNNNNNNNNNNNNNNNNNNNNNNNNNNNNNNNNNNNNNNNNNNNNNNNNNNNNNNNNNNNNNNNNNNNNNNNNNNNNNNNNNNNNNNNNNNNNNNNNNNNNNNNNNNNNNNNNNNNNNNNNNNNNNNNNNNNNNNNNNNNNNNNNNNNNNNNNNNNNNNNNNNNNNNNNNNNNNNNNNNNNNNNNNNNNNNNNNNNNNNNNNNNNNNNNNNNNNNNNNNNNNNNNNNNNNNNNNNNNNNNNNNNNNNNNNNNNNNNNNNNNNNNNNNNNNNNNNNNNNNNNNNNNNNNNNNNNNNNNNNNNNNNNNNNNNNNNNNNNNNNNNNNNNNNNNNNNNNNNNNNNNNNNNNNNNNNNNNNNNNNNNNNNNNNNNNNNNNNNNNNNNNNNNNNNNNNNNNNNNNNNNNNNNNNNNNNNNNNNNNNNNNNNNNNNNNNNNNNNNNNNNNNNNNNNNNNNNNNNNNNNNNNNNNNNNNNNNNNNNNNNNNNNNNNNNNNNNNNNNNNNNNNNNNNNNNNNNNNNNNNNNNNNNNNNNNNNNNNNNNNNNNNNNNNNNNNNNNNNNNNNNNNNNNNNNNNNNNNNNNNNNNNNNNNNNNNNNNNNNNNNNNNNNNNNNNNNNNNNNNNNNNNNNNNNNNNNNNNNNNNNNNNNNNNNNNNNNNNNNNNNNNNNNNNNNNNNNNNNNNNNNNNNNNNNNNNNNNNNNNNNNNNNNNNNNNNNNNNNNNNNNNNNNNNNNNNNNNNNNNNNNNNNNNNNNNNNNNNNNNNNNNNNNNNNNNNNNNNNNNNNNNNNNNNNNNNNNNNNNNNNNNNNNNNNNNNNNNNNNNNNNNNNNNNNNNNNNNNNNNNNNNNNNNNNNNNNNNNNNNNNNNNNNNNNNNNNNNNNNNNNNNNNNNNNNNNNNNNNNNNNNNNNNNNNNNNNNNNNNNNNNNNNNNNNNNNNNNNNNNNNNNNNNNNNNNNNNNNNNNNNNNNNNNNNNNNNNNNNNNNNNNNNNNNNNNNNNNNNNNNNNNNNNNNNNNNNNNNNNNNNNNNNNNNNNNNNNNNNNNNNNNNNNNNNNNNNNNNNNNNNNNNNNNNNNNNNNNNNNNNNNNNNNNNNNNNNNNNNNNNNNNNNNNNNNNNNNNNNNNNNNNNNNNNNNNNNNNNNNNNNNNNNNNNNNNNNNNNNNNNNNNNNNNNNNNNNNNNNNNNNNNNNNNNNNNNNNNNNNNNNNNNNNNNNNNNNNNNNNNNNNNNNNNNNNNNNNNNNNNNNNNNNNNNNNNNNNNNNNNNNNNNNNNNNNNNNNNNNNNNNNNNNNNNNNNNNNNNNNNNNNNNNNNNNNNNNNNNNNNNNNNNNNNNNNNNNNNNNNNNNNNNNNNNNNNNNNNNNNNNNNNNNNNNNNNNNNNNNNNNNNNNNNNNNNNNNNNNNNNNNNNNNNNNNNNNNNNNNNNNNNNNNNNNNNNNNNNNNNNNNNNNNNNNNNNNNNNNNNNNNNNNNNNNNNNNNNNNNNNNNNNNNNNNNNNNNNNNNNNNNNNNNNNNNNNNNNNNNNNNNNNNNNNNNNNNNNNNNNNNNNNNNNNNNNNNNNNNNNNNNNNNNNNNNNNNNNNNNNNNNNNNNNNNNNNNNNNNNNNNNNNNNNNNNNNNNNNNNNNNNNNNNNNNNNNNNNNNNNNNNNNNNNNNNNNNNNNNNNNNNNNNNNNNNNNNNNNNNNNNNNNNNNNNNNNNNNNNNNNNNNNNNNNNNNNNNNNNNNNNNNNNNNNNNNNNNNNNNNNNNNNNNNNNNNNNNNNNNNNNNNNNNNNNNNNNNNNNNNNNNNNNNNNNNNNNNNNNNNNNNNNNNNNNNNNNNNNNNNNNNNNNNNNNNNNNNNNNNNNNNNNNNNNNNNNNNNNNNNNNNNNNNNNNNNNNNNNNNNNNNNNNNNNNNNNNNNNNNNNNNNNNNNNNNNNNNNNNNNNNNNNNNNNNNNNNNNNNNNNNNNNNNNNNNNNNNNNNNNNNNNNNNNNNNNNNNNNNNNNNNNNNNNNNNNNNNNNNNNNNNNNNNNNNNNNNNNNNNNNNNNNNNNNNNNNNNNNNNNNNNNNNNNNNNNNNNNNNNNNNNNNNNNNNNNNNNNNNNNNNNNNNNNNNNNNNNNNNNNNNNNNNNNNNNNNNNNNNNNNNNNNNNNNNNNNNNNNNNNNNNNNNNNNNNNNNNNNNNNNNNNNNNNNNNNNNNNNNNNNNNNNNNNNNNNNNNNNNNNNNNNNNNNNNNNNNNNNNNNNNNNNNNNNNNNNNNNNNNNNNNNNNNNNNNNNNNNNNNNNNNNNNNNNNNNNNNNNNNNNNNNNNNNNNNNNNNNNNNNNNNNNNNNNNNNNNNNNNNNNNNNNNNNNNNNNNNNNNNNNNNNNNNNNNNNNNNNNNNNNNNNNNNNNNNNNNNNNNNNNNNNNNNNNNNNNNNNNNNNNNNNNNNNNNNNNNNNNNNNNNNNNNNNNNNNNNNNNNNNNNNNNNNNNNNNNNNNNNNNNNNNNNNNNNNNNNNNNNNNNNNNNNNNNNNNNNNNNNNNNNNNNNNNNNNNNNNNNNNNNNNNNNNNNNNNNNNNNNNNNNNNNNNNNNNNNNNNNNNNNNNNNNNNNNNNNNNNNNNNNNNNNNNNNNNNNNNNNNNNNNNNNNNNNNNNNNNNNNNNNNNNNNNNNNNNNNNNNNNNNNNNNNNNNNNNNNNNNNNNNNNNNNNNNNNNNNNNNNNNNNNNNNNNNNNNNNNNNNNNNNNNNNNNNNNNNNNNNNNNNNNNNNNNNNNNNNNNNNNNNNNNNNNNNNNNNNNNNNNNNNNNNNNNNNNNNNNNNNNNNNNNNNNNNNNNNNNNNNNNNNNNNNNNNNNNNNNNNNNNNNNNNNNNNNNNNNNNNNNNNNNNNNNNNNNNNNNNNNNNNNNNNNNNNNNNNNNNNNNNNNNNNNNNNNNNNNNNNNNNNNNNNNNNNNNNNNNNNNNNNNNNNNNNNNNNNNNNNNNNNNNNNNNNNNNNNNNNNNNNNNNNNNNNNNNNNNNNNNNNNNNNNNNNNNNNNNNNNNNNNNNNNNNNNNNNNNNNNNNNNNNNNNNNNNNNNNNNNNNNNNNNNNNNNNNNNNNNNNNNNNNNNNNNNNNNNNNNNNNNNNNNNNNNNNNNNNNNNNNNNNNNNNNNNNNNNNNNNNNNNNNNNNNNNNNNNNNNNNNNNNNNNNNNNNNNNNNNNNNNNNNNNNNNNNNNNNNNNNNNNNNNNNNNNNNNNNNNNNNNNNNNNNNNNNNNNNNNNNNNNNNNNNNNNNNNNNNNNNNNNNNNNNNNNNNNNNNNNNNNNNNNNNNNNNNNNNNNNNNNNNNNNNNNNNNNNNNNNNNNNNNNNNNNNNNNNNNNNNNNNNNNNNNNNNNNNNNNNNNNNNNNNNNNNNNNNNNNNNNNNNNNNNNNNNNNNNNNNNNNNNNNNNNNNNNNNNNNNNNNNNNNNNNNNNNNNNNNNNNNNNNNNNNNNNNNNNNNNNNNNNNNNNNNNNNNNNNNNNNNNNNNNNNNNNNNNNNNNNNNNNNNNNNNNNNNNNNNNNNNNNNNNNNNNNNNNNNNNNNNNNNNNNNNNNNNNNNNNNNNNNNNNNNNNNNNNNNNNNNNNNNNNNNNNNNNNNNNNNNNNNNNNNNNNNNNNNNNNNNNNNNNNNNNNNNNNNNNNNNNNNNNNNNNNNNNNNNNNNNNNNNNNNNNNNNNNNNNNNNNNNNNNNNNNNNNNNNNNNNNNNNNNNNNNNNNNNNNNNNNNNNNNNNNNNNNNNNNNNNNNNNNNNNNNNNNNNNNNNNNNNNNNNNNNNNNNNNNNNNNNNNNNNNNNNNNNNNNNNNNNNNNNNNNNNNNNNNNNNNNNNNNNNNNNNNNNNNNNNNNNNNNNNNNNNNNNNNNNNNNNNNNNNNNNNNNNNNNNNNNNNNNNNNNNNNNNNNNNNNNNNNNNNNNNNNNNNNNNNNNNNNNNNNNNNNNNNNNNNNNNNNNNNNNNNNNNNNNNNNNNNNNNNNNNNNNNNNNNNNNNNNNNNNNNNNNNNNNNNNNNNNNNNNNNNNNNNNNNNNNNNNNNNNNNNNNNNNNNNNNNNNNNNNNNNNNNNNNNNNNNNNNNNNNNNNNNNNNNNNNNNNNNNNNNNNNNNNNNNNNNNNNNNNNNNNNNNNNNNNNNNNNNNNNNNNNNNNNNNNNNNNNNNNNNNNNNNNNNNNNNNNNNNNNNNNNNNNNNNNNNNNNNNNNNNNNNNNNNNNNNNNNNNNNNNNNNNNNNNNNNNNNNNNNNNNNNNNNNNNNNNNNNNNNNNNNNNNNNNNNNNNNNNNNNNNNNNNNNNNNNNNNNNNNNNNNNNNNNNNNNNNNNNNNNNNNNNNNNNNNNNNNNNNNNNNNNNNNNNNNNNNNNNNNNNNNNNNNNNNNNNNNNNNNNNNNNNNNNNNNNNNNNNNNNNNNNNNNNNNNNNNNNNNNNNNNNNNNNNNNNNNNNNNNNNNNNNNNNNNNNNNNNNNNNNNNNNNNNNNNNNNNNNNNNNNNNNNNNNNNNNNNNNNNNNNNNNNNNNNNNNNNNNNNNNNNNNNNNNNNNNNNNNNNNNNNNNNNNNNNNNNNNNNNNNNNNNNNNNNNNNNNNNNNNNNNNNNNNNNNNNNNNNNNNNNNNNNNNNNNNNNNNNNNNNNNNNNNNNNNNNNNNNNNNNNNNNNNNNNNNNNNNNNNNNNNNNNNNNNNNNNNNNNNNNNNNNNNNNNNNNNNNNNNNNNNNNNNNNNNNNNNNNNNNNNNNNNNNNNNNNNNNNNNNNNNNNNNNNNNNNNNNNNNNNNNNNNNNNNNNNNNNNNNNNNNNNNNNNNNNNNNNNNNNNNNNNNNNNNNNNNNNNNNNNNNNNNNNNNNNNNNNNNNNNNNNNNNNNNNNNNNNNNNNNNNNNNNNNNNNNNNNNNNNNNNNNNNNNNNNNNNNNNNNNNNNNNNNNNNNNNNNNNNNNNNNNNNNNNNNNNNNNNNNNNNNNNNNNNNNNNNNNNNNNNNNNNNNNNNNNNNNNNNNNNNNNNNNNNNNNNNNNNNNNNNNNNNNNNNNNNNNNNNNNNNNNNNNNNNNNNNNNNNNNNNNNNNNNNNNNNNNNNNNNNNNNNNNNNNNNNNNNNNNNNNNNNNNNNNNNNNNNNNNNNNNNNNNNNNNNNNNNNNNNNNNNNNNNNNNNNNNNNNNNNNNNNNNNNNNNNNNNNNNNNNNNNNNNNNNNNNNNNNNNNNNNNNNNNNNNNNNNNNNNNNNNNNNNNNNNNNNNNNNNNNNNNNNNNNNNNNNNNNNNNNNNNNNNNNNNNNNNNNNNNNNNNNNNNNNNNNNNNNNNNNNNNNNNNNNNNNNNNNNNNNNNNNNNNNNNNNNNNNNNNNNNNNNNNNNNNNNNNNNNNNNNNNNNNNNNNNNNNNNNNNNNNNNNNNNNNNNNNNNNNNNNNNNNNNNNNNNNNNNNNNNNNNNNNNNNNNNNNNNNNNNNNNNNNNNNNNNNNNNNNNNNNNNNNNNNNNNNNNNNNNNNNNNNNNNNNNNNNNNNNNNNNNNNNNNNNNNNNNNNNNNNNNNNNNNNNNNNNNNNNNNNNNNNNNNNNNNNNNNNNNNNNNNNNNNNNNNNNNNNNNNNNNNNNNNNNNNNNNNNNNNNNNNNNNNNNNNNNNNNNNNNNNNNNNNNNNNNNNNNNNNNNNNNNNNNNNNNNNNNNNNNNNNNNNNNNNNNNNNNNNNNNNNNNNNNNNNNNNNNNNNNNNNNNNNNNNNNNNNNNNNNNNNNNNNNNNNNNNNNNNNNNNNNNNNNNNNNNNNNNNNNNNNNNNNNNNNNNNNNNNNNNNNNNNNNNNNNNNNNNNNNNNNNNNNNNNNNNNNNNNNNNNNNNNNNNNNNNNNNNNNNNNNNNNNNNNNNNNNNNNNNNNNNNNNNNNNNNNNNNNNNNNNNNNNNNNNNNNNNNNNNNNNNNNNNNNNNNNNNNNNNNNNNNNNNNNNNNNNNNNNNNNNNNNNNNNNNNNNNNNNNNNNNNNNNNNNNNNNNNNNNNNNNNNNNNNNNNNNNNNNNNNNNNNNNNNNNNNNNNNNNNNNNNNNNNNNNNNNNNNNNNNNNNNNNNNNNNNNNNNNNNNNNNNNNNNNNNNNNNNNNNNNNNNNNNNNNNNNNNNNNNNNNNNNNNNNNNNNNNNNNNNNNNNNNNNNNNNNNNNNNNNNNNNNNNNNNNNNNNNNNNNNNNNNNNNNNNNNNNNNNNNNNNNNNNNNNNNNNNNNNNNNNNNNNNNNNNNNNNNNNNNNNNNNNNNNNNNNNNNNNNNNNNNNNNNNNNNNNNNNNNNNNNNNNNNNNNNNNNNNNNNNNNNNNNNNNNNNNNNNNNNNNNNNNNNNNNNNNNNNNNNNNNNNNNNNNNNNNNNNNNNNNNNNNNNNNNNNNNNNNNNNNNNNNNNNNNNNNNNNNNNNNNNNNNNNNNNNNNNNNNNNNNNNNNNNNNNNNNNNNNNNNNNNNNNNNNNNNNNNNNNNNNNNNNNNNNNNNNNNNNNNNNNNNNNNNNNNNNNNNNNNNNNNNNNNNNNNNNNNNNNNNNNNNNNNNNNNNNNNNNNNNNNNNNNNNNNNNNNNNNNNNNNNNNNNNNNNNNNNNNNNNNNNNNNNNNNNNNNNNNNNNNNNNNNNNNNNNNNNNNNNNNNNNNNNNNNNNNNNNNNNNNNNNNNNNNNNNNNNNNNNNNNNNNNNNNNNNNNNNNNNNNNNNNNNNNNNNNNNNNNNNNNNNNNNNNNNNNNNNNNNNNNNNNNNNNNNNNNNNNNNNNNNNNNNNNNNNNNNNNNNNNNNNNNNNNNNNNNNNNNNNNNNNNNNNNNNNNNNNNNNNNNNNNNNNNNNNNNNNNNNNNNNNNNNNNNNNNNNNNNNNNNNNNNNNNNNNNNNNNNNNNNNNNNNNNNNNNNNNNNNNNNNNNNNNNNNNNNNNNNNNNNNNNNNNNNNNNNNNNNNNNNNNNNNNNNNNNNNNNNNNNNNNNNNNNNNNNNNNNNNNNNNNNNNNNNNNNNNNNNNNNNNNNNNNNNNNNNNNNNNNNNNNNNNNNNNNNNNNNNNNNNNNNNNNNNNNNNNNNNNNNNNNNNNNNNNNNNNNNNNNNNNNNNNNNNNNNNNNNNNNNNNNNNNNNNNNNNNNNNNNNNNNNNNNNNNNNNNNNNNNNNNNNNNNNNNNNNNNNNNNNNNNNNNNNNNNNNNNNNNNNNNNNNNNNNNNNNNNNNNNNNNNNNNNNNNNNNNNNNNNNNNNNNNNNNNNNNNNNNNNNNNNNNNNNNNNNNNNNNNNNNNNNNNNNNNNNNNNNNNNNNNNNNNNNNNNNNNNNNNNNNNNNNNNNNNNNNNNNNNNNNNNNNNNNNNNNNNNNNNNNNNNNNNNNNNNNNNNNNNNNNNNNNNNNNNNNNNNNNNNNNNNNNNNNNNNNNNNNNNNNNNNNNNNNNNNNNNNNNNNNNNNNNNNNNNNNNNNNNNNNNNNNNNNNNNNNNNNNNNNNNNNNNNNNNNNNNNNNNNNNNNNNNNNNNNNNNNNNNNNNNNNNNNNNNNNNNNNNNNNNNNNNNNNNNNNNNNNNNNNNNNNNNNNNNNNNNNNNNNNNNNNNNNNNNNNNNNNNNNNNNNNNNNNNNNNNNNNNNNNNNNNNNNNNNNNNNNNNNNNNNNNNNNNNNNNNNNNNNNNNNNNNNNNNNNNNNNNNNNNNNNNNNNNNNNNNNNNNNNNNNNNNNNNNNNNNNNNNNNNNNNNNNNNNNNNNNNNNNNNNNNNNNNNNNNNNNNNNNNNNNNNNNNNNNNNNNNNNNNNNNNNNNNNNNNNNNNNNNNNNNNNNNNNNNNNNNNNNNNNNNNNNNNNNNNNNNNNNNNNNNNNNNNNNNNNNNNNNNNNNNNNNNNNNNNNNNNNNNNNNNNNNNNNNNNNNNNNNNNNNNNNNNNNNNNNNNNNNNNNNNNNNNNNNNNNNNNNNNNNNNNNNNNNNNNNNNNNNNNNNNNNNNNNNNNNNNNNNNNNNNNNNNNNNNNNNNNNNNNNNNNNNNNNNNNNNNNNNNNNNNNNNNNNNNNNNNNNNNNNNNNNNNNNNNNNNNNNNNNNNNNNNNNNNNNNNNNNNNNNNNNNNNNNNNNNNNNNNNNNNNNNNNNNNNNNNNNNNNNNNNNNNNNNNNNNNNNNNNNNNNNNNNNNNNNNNNNNNNNNNNNNNNNNNNNNNNNNNNNNNNNNNNNNNNNNNNNNNNNNNNNNNNNNNNNNNNNNNNNNNNNNNNNNNNNNNNNNNNNNNNNNNNNNNNNNNNNNNNNNNNNNNNNNNNNNNNNNNNNNNNNNNNNNNNNNNNNNNNNNNNNNNNNNNNNNNNNNNNNNNNNNNNNNNNNNNNNNNNNNNNNNNNNNNNNNNNNNNNNNNNNNNNNNNNNNNNNNNNNNNNNNNNNNNNNNNNNNNNNNNNNNNNNNNNNNNNNNNNNNNNNNNNNNNNNNNNNNNNNNNNNNNNNNNNNNNNNNNNNNNNNNNNNNNNNNNNNNNNNNNNNNNNNNNNNNNNNNNNNNNNNNNNNNNNNNNNNNNNNNNNNNNNNNNNNNNNNNNNNNNNNNNNNNNNNNNNNNNNNNNNNNNNNNNNNNNNNNNNNNNNNNNNNNNNNNNNNNNNNNNNNNNNNNNNNNNNNNNNNNNNNNNNNNNNNNNNNNNNNNNNNNNNNNNNNNNNNNNNNNNNNNNNNNNNNNNNNNNNNNNNNNNNNNNNNNNNNNNNNNNNNNNNNNNNNNNNNNNNNNNNNNNNNNNNNNNNNNNNNNNNNNNNNNNNNNNNNNNNNNNNNNNNNNNNNNNNNNNNNNNNNNNNNNNNNNNNNNNNNNNNNNAGTGATACTGGTCATGTTCAGGTCAGACTCAGTTTTGATGATTCAATTCTTTCAATTGTTTTAAGACTACTTATCTTACTTTTACTTCTTAATACTTTGGCATCATTCTTTGGTGCAAAACATTTATGTTAGATGCAATTTTGAGCTTCAAAATAGTATTTGATTAAGTCCGTCTGATTTATGTAGTTCTTTATCAACGAACATGTAGATACAGGAACAAACTTCTTATGAAGCTTAGTATATCCAGACAACAACAGCTATGCCTCAGTCTCAAACAAGTTGTGGGAGGCTATATGAATTCTCAATTCTTTCTTAAGTCAACCTATATCATCATAATACCAAATAGAATAAAAGTGAAAGGAGAAAATAATAGAAGTTATCTAACAAGCCTAAATCCTATTTCCAACTAGTATATATCATCTATATGAATCTTTTCCTTCCATTTTGTCCATCATTAGCTAAGTCTGCTGCATTGATCCCAAGGTCTTTCGAGACAACTGCCTTGCATGCGACTCTAGGTCTATCTTTAACACCTTTACCCTCCATAGTTTTGCACGTACTGATCAGTGCATCTGTAGGTTTGTCCAGAAGGTTGATTTATGCAGAGACTAGTATAAAATCTCATCTTATGATATGTTTAATGCACTGGCAGGTCTGGGATTTTAGCTCACATTTAAATGCATTGGCAGAAGCAGAGAGTGATCGTAGCCAAGGGGCTTCTGCAGTCTCTAATCACTCACCTTTATTTAAGTTTGGCGGACACAAAGATGAAGGCTATGCTATAGATTGGAGTCCTCATGTACCAGGGAGGCTTGTTTCAGGTATGGGATGTCACTCTTTGCACATGTGATGATATGCCATGTTCATAATTATTCTAACGTTTGTTGCTTTTACTAGGGGACTGCAAGAATAGTATCCATTTATGGGAGCCAACTTCTGATACAACATGGAATGTTGAAGATCCCTTTATTGGACACAGCGCAAGTGTTGAAGATCTTCAGGTGCTCTTATAATGCTTGTAGCTACTTAGGGAAAGGTTTCAATTTAGGCATGTCATTACATTTGCTAAATGCTAAAGCATTTATTTGTGACTTCCTCTGATGCAGTGGAGCCCTGTAGATCCTTGTGCGTTTGCCTCTTGCTCAGTTGATGGAAGTATTAAGATATGGGACACCCGAAAGAAAAGATCTCCTACAGCAACTATAAAGGCATATAAGACAGATGTTAATGTTATATCATGGAACAGGTATGTGACTTTTCTGTTGTTACTTTCCATATCTATAGTTATGGTTACATTGTTATGTGATTCTTTTTTCTCCTAGGGGAGCGAGCTGTATGCTTGCATCTGGGAGTGATGACGGGGCTTTTTCTATTCAAGATCTTAGAGTCGTCAAGTGTGGTCTGAATGTACGTATGATTCTCTAATACTCTCTCAATTTCGGTTTAAATGTTTGGCGAGGGCTGGAAATTGTGAGGATGAGATCAGTATGAGTTTATCTCATCCTATTTCGTAGAGGAGAAAGTGCATCACAAAAAAAAGGGTGAGTGCTCATTCTCTTGTTTCGTCTTACAGGAAGGAGGAGAGAGTGTCGTGGCATACTTTGAATATCACAAACATCCGATCACTTCTATTGAATGGAGTCCTCACCATGAAGCTGCCTCAACCATTGCTGTTTCATCATCTGACAATCAACTGACGTAAGAACTCTAAAGGGATTGTTGATGTCACTCTCTCAATGGATTTGTTTATTTGTATAAATCACCATCCTtttctatttaaatatatatatcagtATCTGGGACCTTTCTTTGGAGAGAGATGAGGAAGAGGAGGCTGAGTTCAAAGTCAAAATGAAAGAGCAAGTCAATGTCCCAACAGATTTGCCCCCACAACTTCTCTTTGTCCATCAGGTTCTTATGTCTGTTTGTATGTTTGTCTGTATGATGATGGCGAAGTTATTCTGACGACATATCTAATTAACAGGGtcagaaagatttgaaagaACTTCACTGGCATCCTCAGATCCCTGGAATGGTTATATCCACAGCAGCAGATGGATTTAACATACTAATGCCATCAAACATTGAAAATGTGCTTCCTGCTTGATACTTGGTTGATAAGAAAGTTATGCATGCTTGGTAGCTCATTAATTAGCTATTCTTTCCTATTTCGCAAGTGATGAACATGTCTCTATTCCTCTACTTTTGTAATTATGTTGTGCCTTAGTTTTATCAACTTTAATTTGTCCCAGAAATCTATTTATGGACAATTGCATGCATCGCATGGTTGAGTGAACATTTCTTTTCTCCCAGTTCACCCTTTGCCCAACCCTCCTTCATAC
The window above is part of the Solanum pennellii chromosome 5, SPENNV200 genome. Proteins encoded here:
- the LOC107019265 gene encoding glutamate-rich WD repeat-containing protein 1-like, whose translation is MFSQSLPGNGTLSDTGHVQVWDFSSHLNALAEAESDRSQGASAVSNHSPLFKFGGHKDEGYAIDWSPHVPGRLVSGDCKNSIHLWEPTSDTTWNVEDPFIGHSASVEDLQWSPVDPCAFASCSVDGSIKIWDTRKKRSPTATIKAYKTDVNVISWNRGASCMLASGSDDGAFSIQDLRVVKCGLNEGGESVVAYFEYHKHPITSIEWSPHHEAASTIAVSSSDNQLTIWDLSLERDEEEEAEFKVKMKEQVNVPTDLPPQLLFVHQGQKDLKELHWHPQIPGMVISTAADGFNILMPSNIENVLPA